One Azotosporobacter soli genomic region harbors:
- a CDS encoding class I SAM-dependent methyltransferase: MKCRICGKQAALYETFSNIVIEPSKLHSEPILSEGVDVNLFNCEACGHFQIPYINENNYDEYIISTGFSSKMHNLQSEQAQKLAGYAKQKRQFIEVGCGDGHFLAKAAQHFEKVVGVEPSKPFYEICTARGLTIINEYLSEETKFEGEIDAFAARQVFEHLDDPAKILQIIHSKIDTEAVGLIEVPNMQKIVAQGRYYDLFSDHINYFTPLSLCKMVIDSGFDILLLQENFDGDYLEIFIRKSNEAVKLKCKRDDDYNLIKQCLHKYPVVSVWGAGLKAQSIMTAFAETVKFRYVFDSDVNKQGKYIVNCIEEITQPTSTKVNESDLIIVMAISYQDEIVNVIRNEYGYRGDILCFKDKPEIIRF; encoded by the coding sequence ATGAAATGCAGAATTTGCGGGAAACAGGCGGCACTATATGAAACGTTTTCCAATATTGTAATAGAACCATCGAAGCTTCATTCAGAGCCGATTTTATCGGAAGGCGTAGATGTGAATCTGTTTAACTGTGAGGCGTGCGGCCATTTTCAGATCCCTTATATCAATGAAAACAACTATGATGAATACATCATTTCTACCGGATTCTCATCAAAGATGCATAATTTGCAAAGTGAGCAAGCGCAAAAATTGGCTGGCTATGCTAAGCAAAAAAGACAGTTCATTGAAGTCGGCTGTGGTGATGGTCATTTTTTAGCGAAAGCAGCGCAGCATTTTGAGAAGGTGGTGGGCGTTGAACCATCTAAACCGTTTTATGAAATATGCACTGCGCGTGGCTTAACAATAATTAATGAATATCTATCAGAGGAGACAAAATTTGAGGGGGAAATTGACGCGTTTGCCGCTCGACAAGTCTTTGAACATTTGGATGATCCGGCAAAAATTTTACAAATAATACATTCAAAAATAGACACGGAAGCAGTTGGCTTGATTGAAGTGCCCAACATGCAAAAGATAGTAGCACAAGGTCGATATTACGATCTGTTTTCAGATCATATAAATTATTTCACACCGTTAAGTTTGTGTAAAATGGTTATTGACAGCGGGTTTGATATACTGCTGTTGCAGGAAAATTTTGACGGGGATTATTTGGAAATATTTATCAGAAAAAGCAATGAGGCAGTCAAATTGAAATGCAAAAGAGATGACGATTATAACTTGATCAAGCAGTGTTTACACAAGTATCCTGTAGTTTCTGTTTGGGGAGCCGGGTTAAAGGCGCAATCGATAATGACGGCATTTGCGGAAACAGTAAAATTCAGATATGTGTTTGATTCAGATGTAAATAAACAGGGAAAATATATTGTCAATTGCATTGAAGAAATTACGCAACCGACAAGTACTAAGGTGAATGAAAGTGATTTGATAATCGTCATGGCGATTTCATATCAGGATGAGATTGTTAATGTTATTAGAAATGAGTATGGTTATCGTGGTGATATCTTGTGCTTTAAAGACAAACCGGAAATAATAAGGTTTTGA
- a CDS encoding transketolase family protein, which translates to MMRNTFIKTLIEQARVDDSIFVITPDLGFSVLETFREEFPSRFLNVGIAEQNAIGVAAGLALSGYKVYVYSIIPFITMRCYEQIRLEAAYMNTNIRLVGVGAGFSYGAQGATHHALEDIAIMRVLPNMTVCCPGDPIEVEALTKESFHHQGPMFIRLAKNGEVNIHEADTEITLGKAISVTHGEDLALITTSNMLEQGRQWVCEWSAKGINAELISMHTIKPLDIEKINTLIRAGKPIITLEEHSIIGGLGSAVAEVIAESGCGIKFKRVAVPDRYSHTVGHQQRLRKHFEIEKVNLKDVGIRWEVENNEK; encoded by the coding sequence ATGATGAGAAATACATTTATAAAAACATTAATAGAGCAGGCAAGGGTCGATGACAGTATATTTGTAATTACGCCGGATCTTGGATTTTCGGTATTGGAGACGTTTCGTGAGGAATTTCCCAGTCGCTTTCTTAATGTAGGTATAGCGGAGCAAAATGCGATTGGCGTTGCCGCAGGATTGGCTTTATCCGGATATAAAGTATATGTCTATAGTATAATTCCTTTCATCACGATGCGTTGCTACGAGCAGATCAGACTTGAGGCTGCTTACATGAATACAAACATTAGACTGGTTGGTGTTGGCGCCGGGTTTTCTTATGGAGCGCAAGGTGCAACGCACCATGCGCTGGAGGACATTGCCATTATGAGAGTGTTACCGAATATGACGGTGTGCTGCCCTGGTGATCCGATCGAAGTAGAAGCATTGACGAAGGAAAGTTTTCACCATCAAGGCCCGATGTTTATTCGTCTGGCGAAAAATGGAGAAGTTAACATTCATGAAGCTGACACAGAAATAACGCTAGGAAAAGCAATCAGCGTGACGCACGGAGAGGATTTAGCTCTGATCACCACTAGCAATATGCTAGAGCAAGGGCGACAATGGGTTTGCGAATGGTCAGCAAAAGGAATAAATGCAGAACTTATCTCAATGCACACGATTAAGCCGCTGGATATTGAAAAGATCAATACATTGATCAGAGCCGGAAAGCCGATAATAACATTAGAGGAACACAGCATAATCGGAGGACTTGGCAGTGCAGTCGCCGAAGTAATTGCTGAGAGCGGCTGCGGCATAAAGTTCAAACGAGTCGCGGTTCCTGATCGATATTCACACACCGTCGGACATCAGCAGCGATTGCGTAAGCATTTTGAAATTGAAAAGGTAAATCTTAAGGACGTTGGAATACGGTGGGAAGTGGAGAACAACGAAAAATAA
- a CDS encoding transketolase produces the protein MCEKKNSKLINIKKNVVKMTHVSKASHVGSCLSIVDILYVLYFKIMKIDVRNPQFSERDKFILSKGHASAALYATLAERGFFAEKILEEFYTDNGKLPGHLDKEAIPGVEVSSGSLGHGLSIGVGMALANKLQNNPGRIIVLLGDGECNEGSVWEAIMLAPNINLDNLLVIVDYNKLQGFGRTNEIIQQENIKRRWQEFLWEACEINGHNLREIEEALLKPQKGPKVIIAHTVKGNGVSFMEDKLEWHYKSPNEEQLEQSIRELDGL, from the coding sequence ATGTGTGAAAAAAAAAATAGCAAGTTAATAAATATTAAAAAAAATGTAGTGAAGATGACGCATGTTTCTAAAGCATCGCACGTTGGAAGTTGTCTATCTATTGTGGATATTTTGTATGTACTTTATTTTAAAATAATGAAAATTGATGTGAGAAATCCGCAATTTTCAGAGCGGGATAAATTCATTTTAAGCAAAGGTCACGCCAGCGCTGCTTTATATGCGACACTGGCAGAAAGAGGGTTCTTTGCCGAAAAAATACTTGAAGAATTTTACACGGATAATGGCAAATTGCCAGGTCATTTAGATAAAGAGGCTATTCCCGGCGTAGAAGTGTCATCAGGTTCACTTGGTCATGGGCTGTCGATTGGCGTGGGGATGGCGCTCGCCAATAAACTGCAGAATAATCCCGGCAGGATTATCGTCCTTTTAGGTGATGGTGAGTGCAATGAGGGATCGGTGTGGGAGGCAATTATGCTTGCACCCAATATTAACCTGGACAATTTGCTTGTAATTGTGGACTATAACAAGTTACAAGGTTTTGGACGAACGAACGAAATTATTCAACAAGAAAATATTAAGCGCAGGTGGCAAGAATTTTTATGGGAAGCCTGTGAAATTAACGGACATAATCTACGTGAGATTGAAGAAGCGCTGCTGAAACCGCAGAAAGGGCCGAAAGTTATTATCGCCCATACGGTAAAAGGCAATGGCGTGTCTTTTATGGAAGACAAATTGGAATGGCACTATAAATCGCCAAATGAAGAGCAATTGGAACAGTCAATTCGCGAATTGGATGGGTTATGA